The genomic region CCTCGGTAGGAGACCTTCGCCGTGAGGCCCGCGGGCCCGCCGATCGCCGTCCACGCCCGCGTTGTCGCCGCATCCGGTTCGCTCACCATGGCCCCATACTCCCCCTCCTCCCCACCGGACGGAAAGGGGACGTCGCCGACCTCACAGCGGCCCCACAGTCAGGAGAGCGCACGCTCCAGCGCGGCCGACTGGTGCCGGTGGCCGACGGTCTCGAAGCCGACGATCACGGCCACCGGCGCGCCGGCGGCGACCACGATCCCGACGCCCATGCTCGCGCCCGCCGCCACCGCGACCACCGCCACCCCCAGGGCGAGCATGGCGACGACGAAGAGCAGCACGTGGAACGCGTCGAACTGGCGCAGCAGCAGTGTGTAGAGCACGAAGAGGGCGACCGTGAAGACCGCGACGGGCACGACCACCGTCAGAAGCGCCGCCGTCGGGCCGATGTGGGCCTCTCCCCCGATGGTCTGGGCGGCCACGTGCAGCCCCGCTCCGGTGGCGGCGAGCGAACCGAAGATCACCATGTGCCCGTAGCCCCAGACGAAGGCGCGTTCGCGGTGACGGGCGAGCACGTCACCGGAGGGCATGGTGAAGTACACCCACCACAGGCCGAACGCGAGCGCGGTGCCGCCGAAGGCGACCAGCCCCGCCTCGACCGACCAGCCCTGCTCCTCCACCACCGCCGAGACCGCCAGAATCGTGCCGAGCACGACCTCGCCGAGGGTGATGATCACCAGCAGGCCGTACCGCTCGGCGATGTGGTGCGGATGCCACGGTGTCCCGCCGTCGATGCGCTCGGCGACGACCGGCACCGCCATCTCCAGGACCACCAGGGCGAGGGCGAGCACGGCGGTGGTCGCCAGCGGCGGATCGATGAAGATCTGCACGATCCAGCCGGCCTGCGCCACCGCGAGGAGCACCGCGTAGGTGAGCGCGCAACGCCGCCGCGCCGGGTCGTGGCGCGCGGCGCGGAGCCAGAGCGCGATCGTGGACAGCCGCATGATCACGTACCCGGCCACGACCACACCGTTGTCGACGTGGAGTCCCTCGTCGATGGAGTGGAACAGCTGCGGCAGGCCGAGCGCGATGACGAGCACGCCGACCATCTGCACCATGGTCGCGACCCGGAAGAACGCGTCGTTGTTGTCGAACGCCGACGCCAGCCACGAGTAGTTGATCCACGCCCAGCTGATCGCGAACACCGCGAGGGAGAAGGCCCCGATCGCGGGCGCGTAGTGGCCGAGTTCGAGCAGGTGCGCCATCTGTGTGCCCGCCTGGCTGAACGCGACCACGAGCGTGAGGTCGTAGAGGAGTTCGAGCGGTGTGGCCCCGCGGTGCGCCTCGCCGGGATCGCGTCCCGCCATCCGGCGCAGACGGTGGCCAGTGTTCGCCGACGTCGTCATGCAGGCCATCGTGCCACGTCAGAGCACCTCTGACCGGCTCTTCACCGGGACCTCCACCGCGTGTCCGCGGTCGACGCACTCGCGCGCCGACCCCTCCTACCCGTCTTCGTGCGAAGCGTGGCCACAGGCACTCAGCCGCCGGATCGCCAGCACGGATCCGTCCGGCCGCACCGAGACCGCCCCCTGCCAATCGTCGTCCCACGTCGCGAACGGCTCCGCGGCGCATCGCGTGTGGACCTCGCGGCGATACCGGTCCACCCGTCCGTCGTCGAGAAGGCCGACGAGGTCCTCGGCGACTCCCGTGAACGCCTCCACACGTTGGCTGTTGATGCGGAACACGTGGTCGGTGCCGATGTACGAGGTACCGAGGAGGGTCTGGGGCTCGCCCCGGACACTGCTGATCGCCGCGTGCCCCTGTTCGGTGTAGTCCTTGCGTCCCTGTTGCTCGGCGAGGTAGCGCCCGGTCAAGGGCCGCTCGCCGGTGAAGGCCGTCAGTCCGGCGGCGTCCACCCGGGCGAGAGCGCGCCGGAACCAACCCGCGTGTCGCGTCGGCACGTGGAAGCCGGGCCCCGATTCCTCGGGTCGGACACCGTCCGCGGGCCTGGTCACGAAGGGAGGCAGGGCCAGGCGCTCGAGCGGCGCGTTCATCCGATGGCCTTCACGCGGAAGGGCTCCCCCGTCGCCGTCCGCCCGCAGCGCGTGCACGACGATCGGCCCCTTCGTGCTCAGTTCCGTGCTGAACAACAGGCCCGGCGTCCTGTTCCACGGCCCGATGTGCACCGCCTCCAGGTGAGCAGAAGCGGAGGCGAACTGCGGATAGGAGGTCGCGGCCCGGCCGTGGTGGCCCTTGCAGGCGATGGGCAGGACGTTTCCGGGCTCGCCCGGCTTCCATACCTCCGCGAAGAACCGGGGACGGTATCTGGAACCCTTGAGCGGCCATCCCGCCTGAAGGACGATATCCGCGGGGACGACCGAGACCCGGTATCCCCGGAAACGCCGCCGGAGAACGTGTTCGGCCATGTACGCGCCGAAGGCCGCGCCCAGTTCGTGTGACTGAGTCCTCTTGTGCTGTTGGCGCGTGGAGCGACCTTCCTTCGACAGCAGCATGAGCCCCTCCGACGATTCTGAGGCCAGGGCGAGGGCGTATTTCAGGCAGCCCCAGTGCTCCGCGAGGCCCCTGGCCGACCCTTGCCTGTCAAGGGATATCGCTCTCGCGAAGGCATGGAGGACGCTCAACGGAGCCACACCGGGGAAGGAGGCCTCACGCCGGGGCAGGGCCATCAGACGGGGTTTGCGGCGAGGCGGTTCCTCCTCCTTCTCCTTGAACCGCTCGTCGTCCTTCGCGACCGCGGCTTCCACCGAGCCCACGAGCTTCTCCCCGGTTCTCACGGTCAGGTTCGTCGGGTGCACCAGTCCACGAAGGATTTCCTCGAGCTCCACCCACAGCCTCCTCGCACGATTCCCGGACACCCTCAGTGAGCCAGAATGCACAGAGTCGGAATATCACACAAGAGACAGAAACGAACATAAACCTGTTATCGGAAGGCGGAATCGACCGGAATCGTCAGCACTGCTTTTTCCATGAACAA from Nocardiopsis aegyptia harbors:
- a CDS encoding low temperature requirement protein A, translated to MTTSANTGHRLRRMAGRDPGEAHRGATPLELLYDLTLVVAFSQAGTQMAHLLELGHYAPAIGAFSLAVFAISWAWINYSWLASAFDNNDAFFRVATMVQMVGVLVIALGLPQLFHSIDEGLHVDNGVVVAGYVIMRLSTIALWLRAARHDPARRRCALTYAVLLAVAQAGWIVQIFIDPPLATTAVLALALVVLEMAVPVVAERIDGGTPWHPHHIAERYGLLVIITLGEVVLGTILAVSAVVEEQGWSVEAGLVAFGGTALAFGLWWVYFTMPSGDVLARHRERAFVWGYGHMVIFGSLAATGAGLHVAAQTIGGEAHIGPTAALLTVVVPVAVFTVALFVLYTLLLRQFDAFHVLLFVVAMLALGVAVVAVAAGASMGVGIVVAAGAPVAVIVGFETVGHRHQSAALERALS